The proteins below are encoded in one region of Polynucleobacter sp. AP-Elch-400A-B2:
- a CDS encoding rubredoxin: MKSWQCIVCGFVYDEAKGLPEDGIPAGTAWADVPEDWECPDCGVSKSDFEMVQVS; the protein is encoded by the coding sequence ATGAAATCTTGGCAATGTATCGTTTGTGGTTTTGTCTATGACGAGGCGAAAGGCTTACCTGAAGACGGCATTCCTGCTGGTACCGCTTGGGCTGACGTTCCTGAAGATTGGGAATGCCCAGATTGCGGCGTATCAAAATCCGACTTTGAAATGGTGCAAGTTTCTTAA
- a CDS encoding NAD(P)/FAD-dependent oxidoreductase — translation MDHQNQSSSLGIVIIGSGLAGYTVIRELRKIDKEIPITLVTREPGYFYSKPMLSTALASSKSAEQLVSTNAESMATQLDITILGDADVTAIDTGAQTVATSKGNISYGKLVLGLGADQIRLALEGNAANEVITVNDLEDYAQFRKTIEGKKRIAILGAGLIGCEFANDLVLGSYEVEVIDLAPQALGRLLPEAAAQALQAKLSAAGVRWHFATTVQSIDRNGDSLSITLANGSAIHSDAFLSAVGLRPRLDLAQSAGIATGVGITVNRQLETSAKNVYAIGDCAEVEGLVLPYVMPIMQAARALAPNLLGQATVLNYPAMPVMVKTPALPTIVSPPAKGAVGDWKINSVEGGLEARFESSDGKLLGFALMGTATAQRGALTKDLPPIL, via the coding sequence TTGGATCATCAGAATCAATCATCCTCATTGGGGATTGTCATTATCGGTAGCGGCTTAGCTGGCTACACCGTCATTCGTGAGCTTCGCAAAATCGATAAGGAAATTCCAATTACCTTAGTAACAAGGGAGCCAGGCTACTTTTACTCAAAGCCGATGCTCTCTACAGCATTGGCAAGTAGCAAATCTGCAGAGCAATTAGTCTCCACTAATGCTGAGAGTATGGCAACACAGCTAGACATTACGATTTTGGGCGATGCTGATGTCACTGCAATTGATACTGGCGCACAAACAGTTGCCACCTCTAAAGGCAACATTTCCTATGGGAAGTTAGTACTGGGATTGGGGGCTGATCAAATTCGCCTAGCTCTAGAAGGCAATGCAGCTAATGAAGTGATTACCGTCAATGATCTAGAAGACTACGCCCAATTTCGCAAGACAATTGAAGGTAAAAAAAGAATCGCTATCTTAGGCGCTGGCTTGATTGGATGTGAGTTTGCGAATGATTTAGTTTTAGGTTCATATGAAGTAGAGGTCATCGACTTAGCACCGCAGGCTTTGGGCAGACTACTTCCCGAGGCGGCAGCACAAGCACTTCAAGCTAAGCTCAGTGCAGCAGGCGTGCGTTGGCACTTCGCCACTACTGTGCAATCGATTGATCGAAACGGTGACTCTCTCTCGATTACCCTTGCCAACGGATCAGCAATTCATAGTGATGCATTTCTATCTGCGGTTGGTTTAAGGCCTCGCTTAGATTTAGCCCAATCAGCCGGAATTGCCACAGGCGTAGGCATTACAGTAAATCGTCAATTAGAAACTAGCGCCAAGAATGTTTATGCGATTGGCGACTGTGCCGAAGTCGAGGGCTTGGTTCTGCCTTATGTCATGCCGATCATGCAGGCAGCGCGGGCATTAGCCCCTAACCTGCTTGGGCAAGCGACTGTCCTCAACTATCCTGCTATGCCGGTGATGGTGAAAACTCCTGCCCTGCCAACCATTGTTTCACCACCGGCCAAAGGTGCAGTCGGTGATTGGAAAATCAATTCAGTTGAAGGCGGTCTTGAAGCGCGCTTTGAATCTAGTGATGGTAAGCTACTTGGCTTTGCTCTGATGGGTACAGCTACTGCACAACGTGGCGCATTGACAAAAGATCTACCACCCATCTTGTAA
- a CDS encoding urate hydroxylase PuuD: protein MSSIFTSLGRTVLAGFVLLALIVLAMGANLGSVELPFLFRWIHVMVGVMWIGLLWYFNFVQIPSMSKIPDEQKPAIGKVIAPTALFWFRWAALVTVLSGLILSILNGYAHQAFTLQAPFRAIGLGMWIALIMAFNVWFIIWPNQKRALGIVAVEPDVKAKSARIAMLTSRLNTMLSIPMLFLMSAQSHNTTWFVIAS, encoded by the coding sequence ATGTCATCTATCTTTACCTCATTAGGTCGCACTGTTTTAGCCGGCTTTGTGCTCCTCGCATTGATCGTCCTTGCCATGGGCGCAAACCTCGGATCGGTTGAGTTGCCATTTTTATTCCGCTGGATTCACGTGATGGTTGGCGTGATGTGGATAGGCTTACTTTGGTATTTCAATTTTGTACAGATTCCATCTATGTCCAAGATTCCGGATGAGCAAAAGCCGGCAATCGGAAAAGTAATCGCTCCAACAGCGCTCTTTTGGTTCCGTTGGGCTGCCTTAGTGACTGTACTTAGTGGTTTGATTTTATCCATATTGAATGGATATGCGCACCAAGCATTTACTTTGCAGGCGCCTTTCCGCGCAATTGGTTTAGGTATGTGGATTGCCTTGATCATGGCGTTTAACGTTTGGTTCATTATTTGGCCAAATCAAAAACGCGCTCTTGGCATCGTTGCGGTTGAGCCTGATGTCAAAGCAAAGTCTGCACGCATTGCAATGTTGACTTCCCGCTTGAATACGATGCTCTCTATCCCAATGCTATTTTTGATGAGTGCTCAGTCACACAACACAACGTGGTTTGTGATTGCCTCATAA
- a CDS encoding 3-hydroxybutyrate dehydrogenase: MSYLKGKTALVTGSTSGIGLAMAIGLAKQGVNIMVNGFGEKDAAIAAIKACGVEVEYHGADMSKPAEIEDLIKQTEKRFGSLDILVNNAGIQHTANVEDFPEDKWESIIAINLSSAFYTSHHALPGMKKRNWGRIINIASVHGLVGSVQKSAYVAAKHGIVGLTKVTALENAKTGITCNAICPGWVLTPLVQKQVDARAEREGISNEEAKKALVSEKQPSGEFVAPEQLAALAVFLCSPDASEVRGAAWNMDGGWTAQ, encoded by the coding sequence ATGTCCTATTTAAAAGGTAAAACAGCCCTAGTGACCGGCTCAACAAGCGGTATTGGTTTGGCAATGGCTATTGGCTTAGCAAAGCAGGGCGTCAATATTATGGTGAATGGCTTTGGTGAAAAAGATGCCGCGATTGCCGCCATCAAAGCTTGTGGTGTTGAAGTGGAATATCACGGCGCTGATATGAGTAAGCCTGCCGAGATTGAGGATCTCATCAAACAAACTGAAAAACGCTTTGGCTCGCTAGATATATTAGTGAACAACGCAGGTATTCAGCACACAGCAAATGTTGAAGACTTTCCAGAAGATAAGTGGGAGTCGATTATTGCCATCAACTTAAGCTCAGCCTTTTATACCTCCCACCATGCCTTGCCAGGAATGAAGAAGCGCAACTGGGGCCGCATCATTAACATTGCCTCCGTTCATGGCCTGGTTGGTTCTGTTCAAAAATCAGCTTATGTTGCTGCTAAGCATGGCATCGTTGGCTTAACCAAGGTGACCGCTCTTGAGAATGCCAAAACAGGGATTACTTGCAATGCGATTTGCCCAGGCTGGGTTTTAACTCCCTTGGTACAAAAGCAAGTAGATGCACGGGCAGAGCGTGAGGGGATTTCGAATGAAGAAGCCAAAAAAGCCTTGGTTTCTGAGAAGCAGCCCTCCGGTGAATTCGTAGCTCCAGAACAATTAGCAGCATTGGCCGTTTTCCTGTGCAGTCCAGATGCTTCTGAGGTGCGTGGAGCGGCCTGGAATATGGATGGTGGCTGGACAGCTCAGTAA
- a CDS encoding xanthine dehydrogenase family protein molybdopterin-binding subunit — protein MNKPVDLKGLVLDPVTNDQRYIGSSEPRHGARRLIEGQGTYVDDIQLPRMGHVVYWRSPVAHMKIGKIHTEQASKMPGVLAIVDGVKMAELCKPWVATLGHLAGMKSAPQYALAIDRACWQGEPVVAVVAETRAQAEDALQFVDVEWEELPAVVSMETALDADTPVIHPELGDNLCFTRTLDVGQVDEVFATADIVAEATFGFGRHTGVTLEPRCQIADYNPGDRRLTVYHSQQAPHMMQDLYCRQFGLSESDVHVICKDVGGSFGIKVHAYPDDFATVGLAMMLERPVKFVADRLESFTSDIHAREHRIKGRIAANKEGDILAFEIDDLTAIGPYSMFPRTSAIEGNQVVNLVGGPYKHQNYRAKLNVVFQNKTPTCQYRGVGHPIACAVTEGLVDLAAQKLKMDPLEFRKRNVIPDDAYPCSGISGIKLEVLSHEQCLRTIEKMMDYSALRKEQAELRKKGIYRGIGFATLIELTNPSPAFYGVGGARIASQDGASARLDPSGVVSILIGVGEQGQGTEGIYAQIAADAVGLSIKNVRIITGDTDVTPYGGGTWASRGAGVGGEAVLLACQALQENILKLAGAILNRSPEELSVRRGHLLDKATGEQLLPFSEIGRIGYFRTDTLPVGFSADLMVTRHYTQKEYPFIFTNGVQASYVEVDPDTGFVKLLKHWAVEDCGRVLNPMLVDEQVRGAIVQGIGGVLFEECIYDESGLLRNGSMADYLVPMANEMPDIEVAHVETPTQSSKLGAKGAGEAGTAGAPGAVQNAINDALAPFKTAVFDQPITCEKILKALGKV, from the coding sequence ATGAATAAGCCAGTAGATCTCAAAGGATTGGTACTTGATCCAGTAACTAATGACCAACGCTATATCGGTAGCAGTGAACCTCGACATGGGGCGCGTCGACTCATCGAGGGTCAGGGCACTTATGTCGATGATATTCAGCTTCCGAGGATGGGTCATGTCGTCTATTGGCGTTCGCCAGTAGCGCATATGAAAATTGGAAAAATTCATACTGAACAAGCTAGCAAGATGCCAGGTGTTCTGGCTATTGTCGATGGCGTGAAAATGGCTGAGCTGTGTAAGCCATGGGTTGCTACCTTAGGCCACCTTGCGGGTATGAAATCCGCCCCTCAATATGCATTGGCAATTGATAGAGCTTGCTGGCAAGGTGAGCCTGTAGTTGCGGTAGTTGCTGAGACACGCGCACAGGCAGAAGATGCTTTGCAGTTCGTTGATGTTGAGTGGGAAGAGCTGCCCGCAGTAGTTTCAATGGAAACAGCATTAGACGCAGATACTCCGGTAATTCATCCTGAACTAGGCGACAACCTTTGCTTTACCCGTACCTTGGATGTTGGTCAGGTAGATGAAGTGTTTGCAACCGCAGATATTGTGGCTGAAGCTACCTTTGGATTTGGCCGACATACAGGAGTTACCTTAGAGCCGCGCTGCCAAATTGCCGACTACAATCCCGGCGATCGTCGCCTCACGGTGTATCACTCGCAACAAGCGCCGCACATGATGCAAGATTTATATTGCCGTCAGTTTGGCTTATCTGAGTCTGATGTCCATGTCATTTGTAAAGACGTAGGCGGATCCTTTGGTATTAAGGTGCATGCATATCCCGATGATTTTGCAACGGTGGGTTTGGCGATGATGTTGGAGCGCCCGGTCAAATTTGTTGCAGATCGACTTGAATCATTTACGAGTGATATTCATGCGCGTGAGCATCGGATTAAAGGACGTATTGCAGCCAATAAAGAGGGTGATATCCTGGCTTTCGAGATCGACGATCTCACGGCCATTGGCCCTTACTCCATGTTCCCAAGAACCAGTGCGATCGAGGGCAACCAGGTGGTCAACTTGGTTGGTGGACCATATAAGCATCAAAACTACCGTGCCAAACTCAATGTGGTGTTTCAGAATAAAACACCTACCTGCCAATATCGTGGCGTAGGCCATCCAATTGCCTGTGCTGTGACTGAGGGCTTGGTTGATTTAGCAGCTCAAAAGTTAAAGATGGATCCTTTAGAGTTCCGTAAGCGCAATGTGATTCCTGATGATGCTTATCCTTGCTCGGGAATTTCCGGAATTAAGTTGGAAGTATTGTCACACGAGCAATGCTTGCGAACCATCGAAAAGATGATGGACTATTCTGCTTTGCGCAAAGAGCAGGCTGAGTTGCGTAAAAAAGGTATTTATCGCGGAATTGGTTTTGCCACACTAATCGAGTTGACAAATCCAAGTCCGGCGTTCTACGGTGTGGGTGGGGCACGTATTGCGTCTCAGGATGGCGCCTCTGCGCGTCTTGATCCAAGCGGCGTTGTATCGATATTGATCGGTGTTGGTGAGCAGGGCCAAGGTACCGAAGGTATTTATGCGCAAATTGCTGCTGATGCTGTCGGCCTTTCCATTAAAAATGTGCGCATCATTACGGGCGATACCGATGTGACTCCTTATGGTGGTGGCACTTGGGCTTCGCGTGGTGCTGGAGTGGGTGGTGAAGCGGTCTTATTGGCTTGCCAGGCACTGCAAGAAAATATCTTGAAGCTTGCGGGTGCAATACTGAATAGATCACCTGAAGAGTTGTCCGTTCGCCGTGGTCACTTATTAGATAAGGCCACCGGTGAGCAACTTCTGCCATTTAGTGAGATTGGACGGATAGGTTATTTCCGGACAGATACTTTGCCAGTAGGGTTCTCGGCTGATCTGATGGTCACACGTCATTACACCCAAAAAGAATATCCATTTATTTTCACGAATGGCGTTCAGGCTTCTTATGTTGAAGTCGATCCGGATACTGGATTTGTAAAGCTTTTAAAACATTGGGCGGTTGAGGATTGCGGTCGGGTATTAAATCCTATGTTGGTGGATGAGCAAGTTCGCGGAGCCATTGTTCAGGGTATCGGCGGAGTCCTTTTCGAAGAGTGTATCTACGACGAGAGTGGGCTATTGCGAAATGGCAGTATGGCTGATTATTTGGTGCCTATGGCTAATGAAATGCCAGATATTGAAGTAGCTCACGTAGAGACTCCAACTCAGTCATCTAAATTGGGCGCAAAAGGTGCTGGTGAGGCTGGTACTGCTGGTGCTCCTGGAGCGGTTCAGAATGCGATTAATGATGCTCTGGCACCCTTTAAGACGGCAGTGTTTGACCAACCCATTACTTGTGAAAAAATTCTCAAGGCCCTTGGAAAAGTCTAA
- a CDS encoding (2Fe-2S)-binding protein: protein MSLKKKITMTVNGLTVNAEIEPRRHLVDFLREDLHLKGPHLGCEQGACGACTVKVDGKIIRGCLYLAVQADGCVVETIEGLTKSGALADLQEAFMRHNAMQCGFCSSGMLLAAAELVEKQPKSTREEVREWISGNYCRCTGYHSIVDAIMAVLEARAKGEKIKPVVALA, encoded by the coding sequence ATGAGCTTAAAGAAAAAAATTACGATGACCGTCAATGGTTTGACAGTCAATGCGGAGATTGAGCCACGTCGTCATCTGGTGGATTTTTTACGAGAAGATCTCCATCTCAAGGGTCCGCACCTCGGTTGTGAGCAGGGAGCTTGTGGCGCCTGTACCGTGAAAGTGGATGGCAAAATTATTCGTGGTTGTTTATATCTGGCCGTGCAAGCTGATGGATGTGTAGTAGAAACAATCGAGGGATTGACTAAGAGCGGGGCACTAGCAGATTTACAAGAAGCCTTTATGCGCCATAACGCAATGCAGTGTGGCTTCTGCTCTTCTGGAATGTTGCTTGCTGCAGCTGAATTGGTAGAAAAACAACCCAAATCGACTCGTGAAGAAGTGCGCGAATGGATCTCTGGAAACTACTGCAGATGTACCGGCTACCATTCCATAGTGGACGCCATCATGGCCGTGCTTGAAGCTCGTGCCAAAGGTGAAAAAATTAAACCTGTTGTTGCTCTCGCTTAA
- a CDS encoding xanthine dehydrogenase family protein subunit M — protein sequence MKAAAFDYAKPKALSEALAMLAEAGEDAQLIAGGQTLLATLNLRLSEPSLLIDITNLDELKGISVIGDQLRIGALVTHTEIEDSKLIAQHAPLLKAAAPHIAHRAIRNLGTWGGSLAYGDPAAEWPACSLALNATMLIGGPDGERRISAQDFFIDLYTTSLEPNEILIATEIPIASSNQVFYFHELARRHGDYAIAGIALVANKAGNVLSDCTFTFFSVCATPIMAKKAQALVDGKPLNDELIANAVAAARQEIESIADITNSAETKQHLIGVLLERGLKHLIA from the coding sequence ATGAAAGCAGCAGCATTTGATTATGCAAAACCGAAGGCTCTCAGCGAGGCCTTAGCTATGTTGGCCGAAGCTGGCGAAGACGCGCAATTGATTGCGGGTGGACAGACGCTTTTAGCTACCTTGAACCTGCGTCTTTCTGAACCTAGCTTACTGATTGACATCACGAATTTAGATGAATTAAAAGGCATTTCAGTTATCGGAGATCAATTACGTATTGGGGCATTAGTAACCCATACCGAGATTGAAGACTCCAAACTGATTGCGCAGCATGCACCACTTCTTAAGGCTGCAGCCCCCCATATTGCACACAGAGCGATCCGCAATTTAGGAACTTGGGGTGGCTCTTTGGCCTATGGAGATCCTGCGGCTGAATGGCCTGCTTGTAGCTTGGCACTGAATGCCACCATGCTGATCGGCGGCCCTGATGGAGAGCGTCGAATTTCAGCGCAAGATTTTTTCATTGATCTCTACACCACCTCCTTGGAGCCCAATGAAATTCTGATAGCAACAGAAATCCCCATTGCAAGCAGTAATCAAGTGTTTTATTTCCATGAGCTAGCTCGCCGTCACGGAGACTATGCGATTGCGGGAATAGCTCTGGTTGCCAATAAGGCAGGCAATGTTCTGAGTGATTGCACTTTCACTTTCTTCTCTGTTTGCGCTACCCCGATTATGGCGAAGAAGGCTCAAGCCTTAGTGGATGGTAAGCCACTTAATGACGAATTAATCGCAAATGCAGTTGCTGCCGCAAGGCAAGAGATTGAGTCGATCGCAGACATCACTAACAGTGCAGAAACTAAGCAACATCTGATTGGTGTTTTATTAGAGCGTGGCTTAAAGCACTTAATTGCTTAA
- a CDS encoding CoxG family protein codes for MELNGEQLIAAPIPDVWKGLNDIDVLAKSIPGCEEISRVSPEEIHAKVMFKIGPVRARFSGKLFLSDVIPDQSCSMAFEGSGGAAGFAKGRSRVELKPAEGGTLVSYTTEASIGGKLGQIGGRLISASAKKIADDFFQRFAKELGGEITPVESDPQAE; via the coding sequence ATGGAATTAAATGGCGAGCAACTCATTGCAGCCCCAATCCCAGATGTGTGGAAGGGCTTGAATGACATTGATGTGCTGGCAAAGTCCATTCCAGGTTGCGAGGAAATCAGTCGCGTCTCTCCAGAGGAGATTCATGCCAAGGTGATGTTCAAAATTGGGCCTGTCAGAGCCAGATTCTCAGGAAAGCTATTTTTAAGTGATGTCATTCCGGATCAGTCCTGTTCTATGGCCTTTGAGGGCTCGGGTGGCGCTGCAGGATTTGCAAAAGGTCGTTCGCGGGTTGAGTTGAAGCCTGCCGAGGGCGGGACACTGGTTTCCTATACGACTGAGGCCTCTATTGGCGGCAAGTTGGGGCAAATTGGTGGGCGACTCATTAGCGCTTCTGCTAAAAAGATCGCAGATGATTTTTTCCAGCGATTTGCTAAAGAGTTGGGTGGTGAAATAACACCAGTGGAATCAGACCCGCAAGCTGAATAA
- a CDS encoding TetR/AcrR family transcriptional regulator, which translates to MTMSFDRDSSARSSIATEVASSSTPARRRMSTVDRKRQILDRAIQYFAKHGMDGQLRNLTKGLGITHTLLYHYFPTKDALIKAVYADVFESRWKPEWEQLLDDKHLSPEEKFNAFYIDYSNTVLTYDFVRILIFSGLSDHSISDRFFELLRDRLLPRLIRETRKHCGRSSRSKPSQRELEFLMGLHGGIFYIGMRRWIYGQAIYDSGNPHTEQEIIQDRISSYLTSAKTLFNIGKK; encoded by the coding sequence ATGACAATGAGTTTCGATCGAGACAGCAGCGCTAGAAGCAGTATCGCTACAGAAGTAGCTTCATCTAGTACGCCTGCACGTCGCAGAATGAGTACTGTAGATCGTAAGCGTCAGATTCTGGATCGTGCTATCCAATACTTTGCAAAGCATGGAATGGATGGGCAACTCAGGAACCTAACAAAGGGATTGGGCATTACCCACACCCTGCTTTATCACTACTTCCCCACTAAGGACGCTTTAATTAAAGCAGTCTATGCGGATGTCTTCGAGTCACGTTGGAAGCCGGAGTGGGAGCAACTGCTCGATGACAAGCATCTTTCTCCCGAAGAAAAATTCAATGCCTTCTATATCGACTACTCAAACACCGTACTGACCTACGATTTTGTACGTATTTTGATTTTCTCAGGCCTAAGTGATCACTCCATCAGTGACCGCTTCTTTGAATTATTACGCGATCGCCTATTACCGCGCCTTATCCGGGAAACCCGCAAACACTGCGGTCGTAGCTCGCGTAGTAAGCCTTCGCAGCGAGAATTAGAGTTTTTAATGGGCTTGCATGGCGGCATCTTTTATATTGGGATGCGACGTTGGATTTATGGGCAAGCCATTTATGACTCCGGCAACCCCCATACCGAACAAGAAATTATTCAAGATCGCATTAGCTCTTACCTTACTTCAGCAAAAACTTTATTTAATATTGGTAAAAAATAA
- a CDS encoding VOC family protein, with translation MTNLSLNHFSIRSLEIEQTTKFYCDVFGFTVGPRPDFPFPGVWLYNGDQNDWANAVVHLIAIDKNNPNGLKQYLGERDPSSLYGSGAVDHIAFFATGLETKLALLEKLGVPCRQRTVPAIKLHQVFMDDPNGIVVELNYPAAEKAALDAKAA, from the coding sequence ATGACTAACTTAAGCTTAAATCACTTCTCCATTCGCAGCCTAGAGATTGAACAAACTACCAAGTTTTACTGTGATGTCTTTGGATTCACAGTTGGGCCTCGTCCGGACTTTCCTTTCCCGGGCGTCTGGCTATATAACGGCGATCAAAACGATTGGGCTAACGCAGTTGTGCATCTCATTGCGATTGATAAGAACAATCCGAATGGTTTGAAACAATATCTTGGCGAACGAGATCCTAGCTCACTCTATGGCTCTGGGGCAGTAGATCACATCGCTTTCTTTGCCACGGGATTAGAGACCAAACTGGCACTGCTGGAGAAGTTGGGCGTACCTTGCAGACAGCGTACCGTGCCCGCAATTAAATTACACCAAGTGTTTATGGATGATCCTAATGGGATTGTGGTTGAACTGAACTACCCTGCTGCAGAAAAGGCAGCGCTGGATGCCAAGGCTGCATAA
- a CDS encoding FAD binding domain-containing protein yields the protein MAKILVIGGSLGGLFAANILLRQGHDVTLLEKAIGSLDGRGAGIVTHDALADALSEAGIQVDDSLGVAVSKRVTLGIDGENLGEMPLPQILTSWSRLYHLLKKNFPSERYLQGKNVKVVTQDSHSVQVSCEDGSTYQAELLIASDGIRSTVRSQVAPNIQPEYAGYIAWRGVCDESNLSNYTLDTLFNYFGFCLPNGEQMLGYPVAGPGNDTRPGKRRYNFVWYRPASEGDELVRLLTDADGHYYPTGIPPQKVSWKHIAEMRTVARDILAPQYAEILEKTPSPFLQTIYDVRSEQIVFGRIALMGDAAFVGRPHVGMGVTKAGDEAMAIARHIAALGASPAALEAYSKERLEFGQQVVARAQYLGRYMQAQGSKGSRDNTSLRRNADTVMAETAIDISTLLVAGKAVPESY from the coding sequence ATGGCCAAAATACTTGTCATCGGCGGATCTCTTGGAGGCTTATTTGCAGCCAATATATTGTTGCGCCAAGGGCATGATGTCACCTTGCTAGAAAAAGCCATAGGCTCTTTAGATGGTCGAGGTGCTGGAATCGTGACCCACGATGCTCTTGCAGATGCTTTAAGTGAGGCAGGTATTCAAGTAGATGACAGCCTGGGGGTTGCCGTATCAAAGCGGGTTACCTTGGGAATTGATGGCGAAAACCTAGGTGAAATGCCGCTCCCACAAATCTTGACTTCATGGAGCCGTTTATATCATCTATTAAAAAAGAATTTTCCAAGCGAGCGTTACTTGCAAGGTAAGAATGTCAAAGTGGTGACACAAGACTCCCATAGTGTTCAGGTCAGCTGTGAAGATGGCAGCACTTATCAGGCAGAGCTCCTGATTGCATCAGATGGCATACGCTCCACAGTCCGATCCCAAGTAGCACCAAACATTCAACCTGAATACGCTGGGTATATTGCGTGGCGTGGAGTTTGCGATGAGAGTAATTTATCAAATTACACCCTAGATACCCTATTTAATTATTTTGGATTCTGCTTACCTAATGGTGAACAGATGCTGGGCTATCCAGTTGCAGGACCTGGCAATGACACTAGGCCTGGCAAGCGTCGTTATAACTTTGTTTGGTATCGCCCTGCATCTGAAGGTGATGAGCTAGTCAGGCTACTGACTGATGCGGATGGTCACTATTATCCTACTGGTATCCCGCCACAAAAAGTCTCCTGGAAGCATATTGCCGAAATGCGCACAGTTGCGCGCGATATTCTGGCGCCGCAATATGCAGAAATTTTAGAGAAAACACCCTCACCTTTTTTGCAAACCATCTATGACGTTCGTTCGGAGCAAATCGTCTTCGGGAGAATTGCCTTGATGGGTGATGCTGCTTTTGTTGGTAGGCCTCATGTTGGTATGGGAGTAACTAAAGCCGGTGATGAGGCGATGGCAATTGCACGTCACATCGCAGCCTTAGGGGCAAGCCCTGCAGCACTCGAAGCGTACAGCAAGGAGCGTCTTGAGTTTGGGCAACAGGTTGTTGCAAGAGCGCAATACTTAGGGCGCTATATGCAAGCACAAGGTAGCAAAGGCAGCAGAGATAACACTAGCCTTCGTAGAAATGCAGATACTGTCATGGCAGAAACGGCCATCGATATCAGCACTCTGTTGGTGGCTGGAAAGGCAGTGCCAGAGTCGTATTAA
- a CDS encoding ABC transporter substrate-binding protein: protein MKQKVTNQTRRKMLIGGAAAASTPLWMNVASAQSETIKIGFPTPLTGPFSAEAQDQVKAAELAIKEFNDAGGFNGRKAELLVRDDKLNPGEAATRTLELIEKDKVNFVVGSLSAATQLSINAVCKERKVLFNSISQSDAINEVKDWSVYTFHEALNPTMTAGAVARYSIPRFGKKIVFLTADYAYGHEMVRAFERVGKEMGATTLADIRHPLGASDYSAFLPRIKALNPDILVLCNFGRDLVNAAKQCTDFGLKSSMKIVTPVLLYTARLAGGPEAFEGIVGGTSYYWGLEDRIPTAKTFNDAFRKMYNGSVPSDYGALGYAGVKTVLTAVKNAKSTDTNKVITALENLKYDFYKGPEYYRKCDHQAVQTVIIVESKSKNMKDKFDVFNILTIEPTTEKNMRSCAELGHKA, encoded by the coding sequence ATGAAACAAAAGGTAACGAATCAAACTAGAAGAAAAATGTTGATCGGCGGAGCTGCTGCTGCAAGTACTCCACTGTGGATGAATGTAGCCAGCGCGCAGTCTGAAACAATTAAGATTGGTTTTCCGACACCGCTAACAGGGCCATTTTCTGCAGAGGCGCAAGATCAAGTAAAAGCAGCCGAATTAGCTATTAAAGAATTTAATGATGCTGGTGGCTTTAACGGTCGCAAAGCTGAACTGTTGGTTCGTGATGACAAACTCAATCCAGGTGAAGCCGCAACGCGCACTCTTGAGTTGATCGAAAAAGATAAGGTGAATTTTGTTGTGGGTTCACTGTCTGCTGCAACCCAGCTCTCTATCAATGCCGTTTGTAAAGAGCGTAAAGTTCTCTTTAACTCAATTAGTCAGTCTGATGCGATTAACGAAGTAAAAGACTGGAGTGTTTACACATTCCACGAAGCGCTTAATCCAACCATGACAGCAGGCGCAGTGGCGCGCTACTCCATTCCCCGTTTCGGCAAAAAGATTGTGTTCCTCACTGCTGACTATGCTTATGGCCACGAGATGGTGCGCGCTTTTGAGCGTGTAGGTAAGGAAATGGGTGCCACTACATTGGCTGATATTCGCCATCCCTTGGGCGCATCTGATTACTCCGCATTCTTACCGCGTATTAAGGCCTTGAATCCCGACATCTTGGTGCTTTGTAATTTTGGTCGTGACCTCGTAAATGCGGCTAAACAATGTACCGACTTTGGCTTGAAGTCCAGCATGAAAATTGTGACGCCAGTCTTGCTCTACACTGCACGCCTTGCTGGTGGACCAGAAGCATTCGAAGGTATCGTCGGTGGCACTTCTTACTACTGGGGTCTTGAGGACCGCATCCCTACAGCCAAGACTTTCAATGATGCATTCCGTAAGATGTACAACGGTTCAGTGCCATCAGACTACGGTGCGCTAGGTTACGCCGGAGTAAAAACAGTTCTTACTGCTGTGAAGAATGCTAAATCTACCGATACAAATAAGGTCATTACCGCATTAGAGAATCTCAAATATGACTTTTATAAAGGTCCTGAGTACTATCGCAAGTGTGATCATCAGGCAGTGCAAACGGTCATCATTGTGGAATCCAAATCCAAGAATATGAAGGACAAGTTTGACGTCTTTAATATTCTGACGATTGAACCGACTACTGAGAAGAATATGCGTAGTTGCGCGGAGCTAGGCCACAAGGCTTAA